A genome region from Sphingobium sp. WTD-1 includes the following:
- a CDS encoding bifunctional riboflavin kinase/FAD synthetase translates to MERLTSNAPIPAHLRGGVMALGNFDGFHAGHQAVVGRAIARARAEGRPAIVATFDPHPMRLFQPDTAPFRLTTLDQRQALFAAAGADAMLVFDFTRELAALDPAGYVRLLVEQLGVAAVVTGEDFTFGKGRSGTIASFGELGLPAEAVAPVMDAEGVISSSRIRAALQAGDCATATRLLTRPFTIQGMVQHGDKLGRTIGFPTANIDLGPYLRPAFGIYAVRGLLADGRVLDGAANLGIRPTFDPPKLLLEPHFFDFAESLYDQSIEVQLIHYLRPEAKYDGLDPLIAQIARDCDDARQILAGTPYLA, encoded by the coding sequence ATGGAGCGGCTTACCAGCAATGCCCCGATCCCTGCGCATCTGCGCGGCGGCGTCATGGCGCTTGGCAATTTCGACGGCTTTCATGCCGGCCATCAGGCGGTGGTCGGCCGCGCGATCGCGCGTGCGCGGGCGGAGGGGCGGCCGGCGATCGTCGCCACCTTCGATCCGCATCCCATGCGCCTGTTCCAGCCCGATACGGCGCCCTTCCGCCTGACCACGCTGGACCAGCGCCAGGCGCTGTTCGCCGCCGCCGGCGCCGACGCGATGCTGGTGTTCGACTTCACCCGCGAACTCGCCGCGCTCGATCCGGCCGGCTATGTCCGCCTGCTGGTGGAGCAACTGGGCGTCGCCGCCGTCGTTACCGGCGAGGATTTTACTTTCGGCAAGGGCCGCAGCGGCACGATCGCCAGCTTCGGCGAACTGGGCCTGCCGGCCGAAGCGGTCGCACCGGTCATGGACGCGGAGGGAGTGATCAGCTCCAGCCGCATCCGCGCCGCATTGCAGGCCGGTGATTGCGCCACCGCCACCCGCCTGCTGACGCGCCCCTTCACGATCCAGGGCATGGTCCAGCATGGTGACAAGCTGGGCCGCACCATCGGCTTCCCGACCGCCAATATCGATCTTGGCCCCTATCTGCGCCCGGCCTTCGGCATCTATGCGGTGCGCGGGCTGCTGGCCGATGGCCGGGTGCTGGACGGCGCCGCCAATCTCGGCATCCGCCCGACCTTCGATCCGCCCAAGCTGCTGCTCGAACCGCATTTCTTCGATTTCGCCGAAAGCCTCTACGACCAGAGCATCGAGGTGCAGTTGATCCACTATCTCCGGCCGGAGGCGAAATATGACGGCCTCGACCCGCTGATCGCGCAGATCGCACGCGACTGCGACGACGCACGGCAAATCCTTGCGGGAACGCCTTACCTCGCGTAG
- the sppA gene encoding signal peptide peptidase SppA, with translation MAFVKGAWRILVAIKDGLVLLFLLLFFGLLYAALSFSPKPAKPIGSGALLLDLDGSIVEQPAEVSATAILSGSGDQAKEYRLSDILTALDAARTDDKVKAVVLDLDDFTGGGQVAIARVGKALDAVRAAKKPVFAFATLYSDDSYQLAAHASEAWVDPMGGVAIAGRGGSGLYYKGLIDKLGVNTHVYRVGTYKSFVEPYIRADQSPAAKQANQELAGALWQNWQDDVTKARPKAKVAAYAADPAAAASAAGGDMAKAALTAGLVDHLGDQDAFEERVAKVAGDPSDKDETDYAAIDYAAYVKTRKPANDGQIGVLTVAGDIVDGEAGPGTAAGDTISDLLLKALDEKDLKALVVRVDSPGGSVQASEKIRRAIMEAKSGGLPIVVSMGNVAASGGYWVSTPADIVFAEPDTITGSIGVFGIIPSFEGTLAKMGITTDGVRTTPLSGQPDIAGGTTPQFDQIMQMGVEDIYRRFVGLVAQARHKTPAQIDTIAQGRVWDGGTARQIGLVDRFGDLNDAIAEAARRAKIDPAKAKPYWIEKQPDKFAEFIQSIADREKDDAGAPRDLIGREAKLQQRWALQAVADVRGLVSGAGVRADCLECRGYGAPRPASQADARGWLALLGTAWH, from the coding sequence TTGGCATTTGTGAAGGGCGCGTGGCGCATCCTGGTCGCGATCAAGGACGGACTGGTGCTCCTGTTCCTCCTGCTCTTCTTCGGGCTGCTCTATGCCGCCCTGTCCTTCTCGCCCAAGCCGGCCAAGCCGATCGGCAGCGGCGCGCTGCTGCTGGACCTTGACGGCAGCATCGTCGAGCAGCCAGCCGAGGTCAGCGCCACCGCCATCCTGTCGGGCTCGGGCGATCAGGCGAAGGAATATCGCCTGTCCGACATATTGACCGCGCTCGACGCCGCCCGCACCGATGACAAGGTGAAGGCGGTCGTGCTGGACCTCGACGATTTCACCGGCGGCGGCCAGGTCGCGATCGCCCGCGTCGGCAAGGCGCTGGACGCGGTGCGCGCCGCCAAGAAGCCGGTCTTCGCCTTTGCCACCCTCTATAGCGACGACAGTTACCAGCTCGCCGCCCATGCCAGCGAAGCCTGGGTCGACCCGATGGGCGGCGTCGCCATCGCCGGGCGCGGCGGCTCCGGCCTCTATTATAAGGGGCTGATCGACAAGCTGGGCGTCAACACCCATGTCTATCGCGTCGGCACCTACAAGAGCTTCGTCGAACCCTATATCCGCGCCGACCAGTCGCCCGCCGCCAAGCAGGCCAATCAGGAACTGGCCGGCGCGCTGTGGCAGAACTGGCAGGACGACGTGACCAAGGCGCGGCCCAAGGCGAAGGTCGCGGCCTATGCCGCCGATCCCGCCGCCGCCGCCAGCGCTGCCGGCGGCGACATGGCCAAGGCTGCGCTGACCGCCGGGCTGGTCGACCATCTGGGCGATCAGGACGCCTTCGAAGAGCGCGTCGCTAAGGTCGCGGGCGATCCGTCGGACAAGGACGAGACCGATTATGCCGCGATCGACTATGCCGCCTATGTGAAGACCAGGAAGCCCGCCAATGACGGGCAGATCGGCGTCCTCACCGTGGCCGGCGACATTGTCGATGGCGAGGCTGGTCCCGGCACGGCGGCGGGCGACACGATTTCCGACCTGTTGCTCAAGGCGCTGGACGAGAAGGACTTGAAGGCGCTGGTCGTGCGCGTCGATTCGCCGGGCGGATCGGTGCAGGCGTCGGAGAAGATCCGCCGCGCCATCATGGAGGCCAAGTCCGGCGGCCTGCCGATCGTCGTGTCGATGGGCAATGTCGCGGCAAGCGGCGGCTATTGGGTCTCGACCCCGGCCGACATCGTCTTTGCCGAACCCGACACCATCACCGGGTCGATCGGCGTGTTCGGCATCATCCCGAGCTTCGAGGGCACGCTGGCCAAGATGGGCATCACCACCGACGGCGTGCGCACCACGCCTTTGTCCGGCCAGCCCGATATCGCCGGCGGCACCACGCCGCAATTCGACCAGATCATGCAGATGGGGGTCGAGGATATCTATCGCCGCTTCGTCGGCCTGGTTGCGCAGGCCCGGCACAAGACGCCGGCGCAGATCGACACCATCGCCCAGGGCCGCGTCTGGGACGGCGGCACCGCCCGCCAGATCGGCCTGGTCGACCGGTTCGGCGACCTCAACGACGCGATTGCCGAAGCCGCGCGCCGCGCCAAGATCGATCCGGCCAAGGCCAAGCCCTACTGGATCGAGAAGCAGCCGGACAAGTTCGCCGAGTTCATCCAGTCGATCGCCGACCGCGAGAAGGATGATGCCGGCGCGCCGCGCGACCTGATCGGCCGCGAGGCGAAACTGCAGCAGCGCTGGGCGCTGCAGGCGGTAGCTGATGTGCGCGGACTGGTCAGCGGCGCGGGCGTGCGCGCCGACTGCCTGGAATGCCGCGGCTATGGCGCGCCCAGGCCCGCAAGCCAGGCGGATGCGCGCGGATGGCTGGCGTTACTGGGGACGGCCTGGCACTGA
- the purE gene encoding 5-(carboxyamino)imidazole ribonucleotide mutase produces MSGAVEVGIIMGSRSDWETMRHAAETLEALGVAHECKVVSAHRTPQRLYDYATSAAGRGLKVIIAGAGGAAHLPGMAASMTRLPVLGVPVESKALKGMDSLLSIVQMPGGIPVGTLAIGKPGAINAGLLAASILATHDDALAERLDAWRARQTDAVAETVED; encoded by the coding sequence ATGAGCGGGGCAGTGGAAGTCGGCATCATCATGGGCTCGCGCTCCGACTGGGAGACGATGCGTCATGCCGCCGAGACGCTGGAAGCGCTGGGCGTCGCCCATGAGTGCAAGGTCGTGTCCGCCCATCGCACCCCGCAACGCCTCTATGATTATGCCACCAGCGCTGCTGGCCGCGGCCTCAAGGTCATCATCGCCGGCGCCGGTGGTGCCGCCCATCTGCCCGGCATGGCCGCATCGATGACCCGCCTGCCGGTGCTGGGCGTTCCGGTGGAGTCCAAGGCATTGAAGGGCATGGATTCGCTGCTCTCCATCGTCCAGATGCCCGGCGGCATCCCGGTCGGCACGCTGGCCATCGGCAAGCCCGGCGCGATCAACGCCGGCCTGCTCGCTGCGTCGATCCTGGCGACGCATGACGATGCGCTGGCTGAGCGGCTGGACGCCTGGCGCGCACGCCAGACCGACGCCGTCGCCGAAACCGTCGAGGACTGA
- the gpmA gene encoding 2,3-diphosphoglycerate-dependent phosphoglycerate mutase, with amino-acid sequence MPTLVLIRHGQSTWNLENRFTGWWDVDVTEKGAEEARAAGRLMKEKGLDFDQCFTSLQTRAIKTLNLALEEMTRLWLPVEKDWRLNERHYGGLTGLNKAETAAKHGDDQVKIWRRSFDIPPPVLEAGSEFDLSKDRRYDGIAIPSTESLKDTIARVLPYWEGRIAPELRAGKRVLISAHGNSLRALVKHLSNIPDDEITELEIPTGQPIVYELADDLTATDRYYLSER; translated from the coding sequence ATGCCCACGCTCGTCCTCATCCGCCATGGTCAGTCGACCTGGAACCTGGAAAACCGCTTCACCGGCTGGTGGGATGTCGACGTAACGGAAAAAGGCGCGGAAGAGGCGCGCGCCGCCGGCCGGCTGATGAAGGAAAAGGGGCTGGATTTCGACCAGTGCTTCACCTCGCTCCAGACCCGCGCGATCAAGACGCTCAATCTGGCGCTGGAGGAAATGACCCGGCTGTGGCTGCCGGTCGAGAAGGACTGGCGCCTGAACGAGCGTCATTATGGCGGCCTCACCGGCCTCAACAAGGCCGAGACCGCGGCCAAGCATGGCGACGATCAGGTCAAGATCTGGCGCCGCAGCTTCGACATCCCGCCGCCGGTGCTGGAAGCGGGCAGCGAGTTCGACCTGTCGAAGGACCGTCGCTATGACGGCATCGCCATCCCTTCGACCGAGAGCCTGAAGGACACGATCGCCCGCGTGCTGCCCTATTGGGAAGGCCGCATCGCCCCGGAACTGCGCGCCGGCAAGCGGGTGCTGATCTCCGCCCATGGCAATTCGCTGCGCGCGCTGGTCAAGCATCTGTCGAACATCCCCGATGACGAGATCACCGAACTGGAAATCCCGACCGGCCAGCCGATCGTCTATGAATTGGCCGACGATCTGACCGCGACCGATCGCTATTATCTGTCGGAACGCTAA
- a CDS encoding 5-(carboxyamino)imidazole ribonucleotide synthase, with the protein MTTIAPGATIGILGGGQLGRMIAMAAAQLGYRTHIYAPEDSGPAADVSPSWTQGAYEDATALAAFAEGVDVVTYEFENIDPSAVEVLASHGLVRPGAGALRIAQDRLAEKRFVADLGGLTAPFAPVDSLDDLETAIETIGSRAILKTNRMGYDGKGQARINEPGDAVGAWNAIQRQPAILEGFVTFDQEYSVILVRGADGAVRFWDSAANVHVDGILATSTVPAGSLIEGQLPAARALAKQVADALDYVGVLTLEFFASADGPVFNEMAPRVHNSGHWTTEGALTSQFENHVRAICGLPLGDTGLAARQVEMRNLIGDDAAEWLAILSDPENHLHLYGKHEARPGRKMGHVTRLSL; encoded by the coding sequence ATGACGACCATTGCCCCCGGCGCCACCATCGGCATCCTTGGCGGCGGCCAGCTTGGCCGGATGATCGCCATGGCCGCGGCCCAGCTTGGCTATCGCACCCATATCTACGCGCCAGAGGACAGCGGTCCCGCCGCCGATGTCTCGCCCAGCTGGACCCAGGGCGCCTATGAGGATGCCACCGCGCTCGCCGCCTTTGCCGAGGGCGTGGACGTCGTCACCTATGAGTTCGAGAATATCGATCCGTCGGCGGTCGAGGTGCTCGCAAGCCATGGGCTGGTCCGCCCCGGCGCCGGGGCGCTGCGCATCGCGCAGGATCGTCTGGCCGAAAAGCGCTTCGTCGCCGATCTGGGCGGCCTGACCGCGCCGTTCGCGCCGGTCGACAGCCTGGACGACCTGGAAACCGCGATCGAGACGATCGGCAGCCGCGCCATCCTCAAGACCAACCGCATGGGCTATGACGGCAAGGGGCAGGCCCGGATCAACGAGCCGGGCGACGCGGTCGGCGCCTGGAATGCGATTCAGCGCCAGCCCGCGATCCTCGAAGGCTTCGTGACCTTCGATCAGGAATATTCGGTGATCCTGGTGCGTGGTGCCGACGGCGCGGTGCGCTTCTGGGATTCGGCCGCCAACGTCCATGTCGACGGCATCCTCGCCACTTCGACCGTGCCGGCCGGATCGCTGATCGAGGGGCAGTTGCCTGCCGCCCGCGCGCTCGCCAAGCAGGTCGCTGACGCGCTCGACTATGTCGGCGTGCTGACGCTGGAATTTTTCGCCAGCGCCGACGGCCCGGTGTTCAACGAAATGGCGCCGCGCGTCCATAATAGTGGCCACTGGACGACCGAGGGGGCGCTCACCAGCCAGTTCGAGAACCATGTCCGCGCGATCTGTGGCCTGCCGCTCGGCGACACCGGCCTGGCCGCCCGGCAGGTCGAGATGCGCAACCTGATCGGCGACGATGCGGCGGAATGGCTGGCGATCCTGTCCGACCCGGAAAATCATCTCCACCTCTATGGCAAGCATGAGGCGCGTCCGGGCCGCAAGATGGGGCATGTGACGCGGCTCAGCCTGTGA
- a CDS encoding dihydrofolate reductase: MSRPDIVLILARADNGVIGRDGDLPWRLPADLKHFKALTAGHPMLMGRKTFDSLPGLLPGRRHIVLTRDRDWTGEGAEVAHDVDVAIALADAPVLMVIGGAEIYRLFLDHADRIELTEVHVDAEGDTHIAYPDPADWRETARADHPALDGRPAYSFVTFGRRP, from the coding sequence ATGAGCCGACCCGACATCGTCCTGATCCTGGCCCGTGCCGACAATGGCGTGATCGGCCGGGATGGCGACCTGCCCTGGCGGCTGCCGGCTGACCTCAAACATTTCAAGGCGCTGACCGCCGGCCATCCGATGCTGATGGGGCGCAAGACGTTCGACAGCCTGCCCGGCCTGCTGCCCGGCCGTCGTCACATCGTGCTGACCCGCGATCGCGACTGGACGGGCGAGGGGGCGGAGGTCGCCCATGATGTCGACGTCGCGATCGCGCTGGCCGACGCGCCGGTGCTGATGGTGATCGGCGGCGCGGAAATCTATCGCCTGTTCCTCGATCATGCGGACCGGATCGAACTGACCGAGGTGCATGTCGATGCCGAAGGTGACACCCATATCGCCTATCCCGATCCGGCGGACTGGCGAGAGACAGCCCGCGCGGATCATCCCGCGCTGGACGGGCGCCCGGCCTACAGCTTCGTGACGTTCGGCCGTCGCCCGTAA